Below is a window of Aulosira sp. FACHB-615 DNA.
CCATTGCGCCTCACTATGCTTGAATTTGTCCGGCAATTTGCTGTAGTTGAATAATGACGAACTCAGCTGGCTTGAGTGGTGCAAAGCCAACGACGATTTTCACAATCCCCAAATTGATGTCATTCTGCGTGGTTGTTTCGCGATCGCACTTCACAAAATAAGCTTCTCTGGGTGACTTACCTTGAAAAGCACCTTGGCGGAATAAGTTGTGCATGAAAGCCCCCAGATTCAAGCGGATTTGCGCCCATAAAGGCTCATCATTCGGCTCAAACACTACCCATTGCGTACCACGATAAAGACTTTCTTCGATATACAAAGCCAAACGTCTGACAGGAATATACTTCCATTCCGAAGCCAGGCGATCGTTTCCTTGCAGAGTGCGTGCGCCCCAAATTACCCGACCCGCAGCAGGTAAGGTACGCAAACAATTAATCCCCAAGGGATTCAACTCGCCATTTTCTGCATCTGTGAGAGATACACTTAATTGGGGTACGCCAACTAAAGTCGCCTCTAAACCAGCCGGTGCTTTCCATACCCCGCGCTGTGCATCCGTCCGCGCAAAGATACCCGCCACTGCACCGCAAGGGGCAAACTCTTCTATTTGATTGTTCCGCAAGGGGTTAGGCTGCTTTAGACGCGGGAAAAAGATGGCTGCATGATTACTGTTTGTACCAATGCTGTCAATCCCAGATTTAGCAGTATCTTTGGTCTGCCAACTCTTGGGCGAGTCAACAATCAAGAATGCCCGATGGTCTTCACAAAATTTAGCTGCTTCCCCAATCAAATCCGATTCAATATCTACATCAGGTTGGTAGGGCGGGATGCAGAGGAGATTAAAC
It encodes the following:
- a CDS encoding phage tail sheath subtilisin-like domain-containing protein → MPITPTYPGVYIEEIPSGVRTITGVATSVTAFIGRALRGPVNEPVTINSFGDFERIFGGLWIESTLSYAVRDFYLNGGSQAIIVRLYHKDSGKPEATPPESAKPHTAKLTVKGLTLEAVDPGSWGNYLQARIDHDVPKDKEAQQLLGVNQADLFNLTVKDTKTGVTERFRNLTVQDSPRRVDKVLANESQLVRGGESLPSTVPTAHSNADESSKVADADQASDGLPLAKADFTPDGAENNKEGLYALKKADLFNLLCIPPYQPDVDIESDLIGEAAKFCEDHRAFLIVDSPKSWQTKDTAKSGIDSIGTNSNHAAIFFPRLKQPNPLRNNQIEEFAPCGAVAGIFARTDAQRGVWKAPAGLEATLVGVPQLSVSLTDAENGELNPLGINCLRTLPAAGRVIWGARTLQGNDRLASEWKYIPVRRLALYIEESLYRGTQWVVFEPNDEPLWAQIRLNLGAFMHNLFRQGAFQGKSPREAYFVKCDRETTTQNDINLGIVKIVVGFAPLKPAEFVIIQLQQIAGQIQA